A single region of the Erythrobacter sp. genome encodes:
- a CDS encoding prolyl oligopeptidase family serine peptidase — MHFPKAALALALLAATGVLPAPFAAAPATAQQAAAVPLEFYGDLPAVEEAVLSPSGTYTALLMTLNGERIITVTDAAGQPVKQFVVGDAKVRGIEWVGEEAILLLRTETGNLPRQYRSAKVEWWRGNVIPLDDRRPVVSIFADQRSIVNGILGFHGIRRVDGRWKGYFGGLRRGPSSGERNMLLDEGRSLFAVDLMTGEAERVAYAAEGSIMRDWLVGPDGEVAATLDIERRTGDWRIEGPDGSTLARGSQPRGDIDLVGLGANGASVIHSEYDEGRGDWARRSVPLTGGEPGAMWEGVAINRYIRDPLTGIVLGVRTTDGDYLVEDEARRARLEKVTDLFKTRRGISFTIAGYDVDLSTMIVSTSGNYDSGTWLRVEADTGERSIVGLERPAIQGRAIGKVSEFTYEASDGLEIRGILTLPPGREPVDLPAIILPHGGPAAHDRLAFDWWAQAFAARGYAVFQPNFRGSNGRGAAFQEAGDGEWGRAMQSDKSDGLKALAEAGIVDPKRACIMGASYGGYAALAGVTIEQGVYRCAVSVNGVSDLKAITLAQRTGTRDIFRRAIDRQFGAATDLEAISPARLADRADAPVLLIHGRDDTVVPFAQSALMADELKDAGKVFEFVELPGEDHWLSAAETRKAMLEAAVRFVERHNPPLAGG; from the coding sequence AGCAGGCGGCTGCCGTCCCGCTCGAATTCTACGGCGACCTGCCGGCGGTGGAAGAAGCCGTGCTCTCGCCGAGCGGCACCTACACCGCCCTGCTGATGACGCTGAACGGCGAGCGGATCATCACAGTGACCGACGCGGCCGGTCAGCCGGTCAAGCAATTCGTCGTCGGAGATGCCAAGGTGCGCGGGATCGAATGGGTAGGCGAGGAAGCGATCCTCCTGCTGCGGACCGAGACCGGGAACCTTCCCCGCCAGTACCGCAGCGCCAAGGTCGAATGGTGGCGCGGCAATGTCATCCCGCTCGACGACCGCCGCCCGGTCGTCTCGATCTTCGCCGACCAGCGCTCCATCGTGAACGGCATCCTCGGCTTTCACGGGATCCGCCGGGTGGACGGGCGCTGGAAGGGCTACTTCGGCGGGCTGAGGCGCGGCCCGTCCTCGGGCGAGCGCAATATGCTGCTCGACGAGGGCCGCTCGCTGTTCGCCGTCGACCTCATGACCGGCGAGGCCGAAAGGGTCGCCTATGCCGCCGAAGGCTCGATCATGCGCGACTGGCTCGTCGGGCCGGATGGCGAAGTGGCAGCGACGCTCGACATAGAGCGGCGGACCGGCGACTGGCGGATCGAGGGACCGGACGGCTCGACCCTCGCGCGCGGGAGCCAGCCGCGCGGCGACATCGACCTCGTCGGGCTCGGCGCGAACGGCGCGAGCGTGATCCATTCCGAATACGACGAAGGCCGAGGCGACTGGGCGAGGCGCAGCGTGCCGCTTACGGGCGGGGAGCCGGGTGCGATGTGGGAAGGGGTCGCGATCAACCGCTATATCCGCGATCCGCTGACCGGCATCGTGCTCGGCGTACGGACCACGGACGGGGATTATCTCGTCGAGGACGAAGCCCGGCGCGCGCGGCTCGAAAAGGTAACGGACCTGTTCAAGACGCGCCGCGGCATAAGCTTCACGATCGCCGGGTATGATGTGGACCTTTCGACCATGATCGTTTCGACCAGCGGCAATTACGACAGCGGCACGTGGCTGCGCGTCGAGGCGGACACGGGCGAGCGCAGCATCGTCGGGCTCGAACGGCCCGCGATCCAGGGCCGCGCCATCGGCAAGGTGTCCGAGTTCACCTACGAGGCGAGCGACGGGCTCGAGATCCGCGGCATACTGACCCTTCCGCCGGGGCGCGAGCCGGTGGACCTACCCGCGATCATCCTGCCCCACGGCGGCCCGGCGGCGCACGACAGGCTCGCCTTCGACTGGTGGGCGCAGGCATTCGCCGCGCGCGGCTATGCCGTGTTCCAGCCCAATTTCCGCGGCTCGAACGGGCGCGGCGCAGCGTTTCAGGAGGCGGGCGACGGAGAATGGGGGCGCGCGATGCAATCCGACAAGTCCGACGGGCTGAAAGCGCTGGCTGAAGCGGGCATCGTCGATCCGAAGCGCGCCTGCATCATGGGCGCGTCCTATGGCGGCTATGCCGCGCTGGCGGGCGTCACCATCGAGCAGGGCGTCTATCGCTGCGCGGTCTCGGTCAACGGGGTGAGCGATCTCAAGGCGATCACCCTTGCCCAGCGGACCGGCACGCGCGACATCTTCCGCCGCGCGATCGACCGCCAGTTCGGCGCGGCGACCGATCTCGAGGCGATTTCGCCCGCGCGGCTTGCCGACAGGGCCGATGCGCCGGTGCTCCTGATCCACGGGCGCGACGACACGGTGGTTCCCTTCGCCCAGAGCGCGCTGATGGCCGACGAGTTGAAGGACGCGGGCAAGGTGTTCGAATTTGTCGAACTGCCGGGCGAGGATCACTGGCTGAGCGCCGCCGAAACCCG